The Streptomyces halobius genomic interval CATCAGGTATGTGTCGGGGTGGACATCGACGAAGACGGGCGTTGCCCCCATGGAGTCGATGGCCACCACGGTCGGTGCCGCGGTGTTCGAGACGGTGATCACCTCGTCGCCCGGACCCACGCTGATCGCCTGGAGCCCCAGCTTGATCGCGTTGGTGCCGTTGTCGACCCCCACCGCGTGCCCCACCCCGTGGTAGGCGGCGAACTCCTCCTCGAAGCCGCGTCCGCTGGCACCGAGCACGAGCTGTCCGGACCGCAGCACGGTCTCGATCGCGTCGTGGATGTCGTCCCGCTCGGTCTCGTACTCGCGCAGGTAGTCCCATACGTACGTGGTCATGGGTGAGTCACTGTCTCCGCTCGTCTCGGGCATGTGTCTGGCCGCGTCTCACTGCCGTACGCCGACGAACAGACCGCGGCCGGTCGGGTCTCCGGGGAGGAACTCGACGGTGCACCCCGCGTCGGTGAACGCCGCGAGGTACTCGTTTTTGGTGAAGAGGGTGAGCACGTCGATCTCGGTGAACTCCCTGATGCCGTGGCGGTCGCCGACCAGGAACCGCACCTCCATCCTGGTCGCGCGGCCCTGGCGGGTCGAGTGCGAGATCCGGGCCACGGTACGGCCGTTCTCCCGGCCGAGGTCACCCGCGACATAACCCTCGACATGGTCCTCGGGGAACCACCACGGCTCGATGACGAGCACACCACCGGGGCGCAGGTGCCGGGTCATCGACCGCACCGCGTCCCGCATGTCGGACACCGTGGCCAGATAGCCGATGGCGCAGAACATGCACACGACCGTGTCGAAGGCGTGGCCGAGGTCGAAGGCGCGCATGTCGCCGGGGTGCACGGTCACTTCCGGCAGCCGCTGATGTGCCAGCTCCCGCATGGGCTCTGCGATCTCCAGGCCCTCGGTGTGCTTGCACAGCGCCCCGAAGGTCTCCAGGTGCGCCCCGGTGCCGCAGGCCACGTCGAGCAGGGAATCCGCCTCCGGACACCGCGACCGCACCACTTCCATGACGTAGGCGGCCTCCGCCGGCCAGTCCTTGCCCCGGCTGCGGTAGAAGATCTCGTAGACCTCCGCCAGTTCCGGTCCGTACATCTGCTCTCCTGTCGGTGTCGGTCGAAGGGCGCCGGGTCACTCGTCGACCATGGCGACTGCCCTGGTCCAGCCCGCGCCCGCACCCGCGATCTTCACGGGGAAGCACATGACGGTGAACCCGTACGGCGCGGGCAGGGCGTCGAGGTTCGCCAAGCGCTCGATCTGGCAGTACTCCCGGTCGCGGCCGGCGAAGTGGGCCGGCCACAGCACCGAACGGTCACCCGTGCGCCCGTACCGCTCGATGACGTGGGTGAACGGGGCGTCCAGGCTGAACGCGTCCGTCCCGATCACCCGCACCCCAAGGTCCAGCAGCAGATGCACGGCCGGCCCGTCCAGTCCGGCGAACTCGGTGAAGTACTCCGGGGTGCCCGCACGCGCCGAGGCACCGGTGTGCAACAGGACGATGTCCAGCGGCGCCGGGGTGCGGCCGATCCGCTGGAACTCCTTCTCCAGCCGCTCCGCGCCGACGACACCGGTCGGTGCGTCGGTGAGGTCGAGCACCATCCCCGGCTTGCAGAACCACTCCAGTGGCATCCGGTCGATGTGCTTCGGTACGCCGTCGCCGTATCCGGCCCGAGAGCCGTAGTGTGACGGCGCGTCGACGTGCGTGCCGGTGTGCGAGGTCAGGGTGATCCGGTCGAGCGACAGGAACTCCCCGTCGGGCAGCTCGTCCGGGTCGAAATCGAGCCCGAAGTGCGTCCGCATCTCCGCGCTCATGTGCTCCGCCCCCTGACGCGGGGTTAGCACCTCGTGCACCACGGGATCCGGTTCATGAGCCGTGGCGTCCACCGCCGATGACAGGTCGATCAACCGCACATGGACCTCCACGTACTGTTCCGTACCGCTTTCGCCGACGCGTCAGATCGTGCTCCGTGCGAACGGAGAAGCGCTCAAACCTCACTCGGCTCCCGCGGGTCGCGTTCGAGCCGATGTCGATGGGCGTCGGGAATCGTTCGCAGGTGCCGCCCGTTCGGACCCGGACGGGACTAGCGTGAGGAGGACGCGGTGGCAATGCCGATGGGAACCTCGTCGTCGGTCGAGTCCCTCTATGCCGAAGTGCAACAGTTCTATGCCCGACACATGCATCTGCTGGACGCCGGGGACGGCGAGGGCTGGGCGCTGACCTTCACCGAGGACGGCTCGTTCGCGCCGCCCTCGCTGCCGGAACCCATCGTCGGCCGGGACGCCCTGGCCACGGGGGTCAACAAGGCCGCCGCGGCGCTCGCCGAGGCCGGCGAGGTGCACAGGCATCTGCTCAGCATGGTGTGGGTCCAGCCGCGCGAGGACGGCGAGCTGAGCGTCCGTTCGTACGCGCAGATCGTCGCCACGCCCCGGGGCGGCAGCCCCAGACTCCATCTGATGTGCGTATGCGACGACGTACTTGTGCGCGTGGATGGTGAACTGAGGGTGCGTGAACGCCGGGTCACGCGTGACGACCGGCATCCGTGACTCCGGCGCCGGGAACAGCCAGAACAGTCGAGGGCAGCGAGGAAGGGGGACGGTGTGGTGACCTCGCGTGACGCGAGCCGGCCCGGCACGGTCGCCGTGCTGGGCGCGACCGGCGGCATCGGACGACAGGTGAGCGCGGTGTTCTCGCGCGCGGGACACGAGGTGCTCGGTGTGGCCCGGCGTCCCGCGCCGCACGCCGCCGGCCGGG includes:
- a CDS encoding nuclear transport factor 2 family protein — its product is MPMGTSSSVESLYAEVQQFYARHMHLLDAGDGEGWALTFTEDGSFAPPSLPEPIVGRDALATGVNKAAAALAEAGEVHRHLLSMVWVQPREDGELSVRSYAQIVATPRGGSPRLHLMCVCDDVLVRVDGELRVRERRVTRDDRHP
- a CDS encoding cyclase family protein, with the translated sequence MRLIDLSSAVDATAHEPDPVVHEVLTPRQGAEHMSAEMRTHFGLDFDPDELPDGEFLSLDRITLTSHTGTHVDAPSHYGSRAGYGDGVPKHIDRMPLEWFCKPGMVLDLTDAPTGVVGAERLEKEFQRIGRTPAPLDIVLLHTGASARAGTPEYFTEFAGLDGPAVHLLLDLGVRVIGTDAFSLDAPFTHVIERYGRTGDRSVLWPAHFAGRDREYCQIERLANLDALPAPYGFTVMCFPVKIAGAGAGWTRAVAMVDE
- a CDS encoding class I SAM-dependent methyltransferase; the protein is MYGPELAEVYEIFYRSRGKDWPAEAAYVMEVVRSRCPEADSLLDVACGTGAHLETFGALCKHTEGLEIAEPMRELAHQRLPEVTVHPGDMRAFDLGHAFDTVVCMFCAIGYLATVSDMRDAVRSMTRHLRPGGVLVIEPWWFPEDHVEGYVAGDLGRENGRTVARISHSTRQGRATRMEVRFLVGDRHGIREFTEIDVLTLFTKNEYLAAFTDAGCTVEFLPGDPTGRGLFVGVRQ